One Colias croceus chromosome 28, ilColCroc2.1 DNA window includes the following coding sequences:
- the LOC123704074 gene encoding uncharacterized protein LOC123704074: MKGLFVFCVALSIAMSVNGQCIRSSCASNLLSPLVAPSAVVAPIATQYAPIVGSNAVATSLADTLSLLTVSSLLAEKLPLGYPLVAPALGCGCSNACGYPYVL; encoded by the exons ATGAAAGGTTTGTTCGTATTCTGTGTGGCTCTTTCCATCGCCATG agCGTTAACGGACAATGCATCCGTTCGTCATGTGCGTCCAATCTTTTATCACCACTGGTTGCCCCCAGCGCCGTTGTTGCCCCTATCGCCACTCAATACGCCCCGATCGTCGGGTCCAACGCTGTTGCCACTAGTCTTGCTGATACTTTGTCACTGCTGACTGTCAGCAGCCTGCTCGCTGAGAAGTTGCCACTTGGCTATCCTCTCGTTGCTCCAGCTCTTGGTTGCGGATGCAGCAACGCATGTGGATACCCGTATGTCCTATAA